DNA sequence from the Salifodinibacter halophilus genome:
GTCAGCGTGCCATGCGCTTCGGGCGGCGTTTGTACCGAGCCTGTCTGATGCAATCCTTGCTTGATTGCGCTAAATATTTGTTCCTGATCCATGCCAAAAATCGCGTAAACCCTGTGTCAGATTATACGCTGACAGTGAACACAACCCAGATTGCCAAGCATGCCTACAATCGACTGGCACGACACGCTGGCCGAGCTGATTGCCCACAACAGCATCAGCAGCGGTGATCCCGCGTGGGACACGGGGACACGCCCGGTCGCCGAAGCGCTCGCTAATCGGCTCGAAGACGCTGGACTGACCTGCGCCCTCGAACCACTGGCCACGCGCGACGATAAGGTCAATCTGATTGCGACCACTGGCAGCACAGCATCGATAACTAACGACTCAGCCGGCCTGGTGCTGGCCGGTCATCTCGACACGGTGCCGTTTGACCCCGACGGCTGGAGTTTTGACCCGTTCACACTCACAGCGGCCAACGAACGGCTGTACGGCCTCGGTAGCTGCGACATGAAAGGCTTTGTCGCGATCGCGGCCGCCGTCGCCAGCGAGTACACGGCCAACCATCTCGACCGCCCGCTAACACTTGCCTTTACCGCCGATGAGGAATCCGGCATGGACGGCGCCCAGGCGCTGACCGCGGCCCACCAAAAACTGGCGCCATACTGCGTTATCGGCGAACCCACGGACCTGACACCTGTGCGCCGGCACAAGGGCATTTTCATGGAGACGATCGAAACCGTCGGTTGTGCTGGGCATTCCAGCAACCCTGCACTCGGTGCCAATGCGATCGACGCCATGCGCGTGGCCATGAACGCGATCACCGAACTGCGTGCCGAGCTGGCCGCGACATCAGCGCCCGGGTTCCCAGTCGAACACG
Encoded proteins:
- the argE gene encoding acetylornithine deacetylase, with amino-acid sequence MPTIDWHDTLAELIAHNSISSGDPAWDTGTRPVAEALANRLEDAGLTCALEPLATRDDKVNLIATTGSTASITNDSAGLVLAGHLDTVPFDPDGWSFDPFTLTAANERLYGLGSCDMKGFVAIAAAVASEYTANHLDRPLTLAFTADEESGMDGAQALTAAHQKLAPYCVIGEPTDLTPVRRHKGIFMETIETVGCAGHSSNPALGANAIDAMRVAMNAITELRAELAATSAPGFPVEHATLNLGAIHGGDSANRIPARCRLDIDLRFLPGEHIADHRRLLRQRVADAVATTDCAVEFSELFDGTPAFETPADSPLVTACETQCGREAAAVDFGTEGAFYNRAGMASVILGPGSINQAHQPNEYLALAQITPMQRILHGLIRQFCID